From Aspergillus fumigatus Af293 chromosome 3, whole genome shotgun sequence, a single genomic window includes:
- a CDS encoding 60S ribosomal protein eL22, with translation MAPVAARGRKAQKVTKKYIINASQPASDKIFDVSAFEKFLHDRIKVEGRVGNLGDNVVISQVGEGKIEVVTHIPFSGRYLKYLTKKYLKKQQLRDWLRVVSTSKGVYELRFYNVVNDEGEEEEE, from the exons ATGGCCCCCGTTGCT GCTCGTGGTCGCAAGGCCCAGAAGGTCACCAAGAAG TACATCATCAACGCTTCGCAGCCCGCGAGCGACAAGATCTTCGATGTCTCCGCCTTTGAGAAGTTTCTCCACGACCGCATCAAGGTCGAGGGCCGTGTCGGCAACCTCGGTGACAATGTTGTCATCTCCCAGGTTGGTGAGGGCAAGATCGAGGTTGTCACTCACATCCCCTTCTCTGGTCGCTACCTCAAGTACCT GACCAAGAAGTAcctcaagaagcagcagctccGTGACTGGCTGCGCGTTGTTTCCACCTCCAAGGGTGTCTACGAGCTCCGCTTCTACAACGTCGTCAACGacgagggcgaggaggaggaggagtaa